From the genome of Mycobacterium dioxanotrophicus, one region includes:
- a CDS encoding ABC transporter permease codes for MTATVEKASVPTKTGSATQRIRALLGNQAVGATVLAVLVAIVWEVFSDLTFVIPSPVQTIGVLIDNLSDPAYLFDLRVTAQSVFLAFVIGTAIGGGLGLLLGLSERLRVIFEPMLIMLNGIPKIVLYPVLLPIFSLTGSKVVMGVLFALFPVLINVSTGVQEIPRVYWKLARSVRASAWQMLVHIIIPAIRRPLLTGIRLAVSLAVVGVVLSEFFATRRGLGRVVLQAYSHGDYPSMVATIMLLITISFGISIALWQWEKRLH; via the coding sequence ATGACCGCCACGGTGGAAAAGGCCTCGGTACCAACCAAAACCGGGTCGGCCACGCAGCGGATCCGCGCGCTGCTCGGCAACCAGGCCGTGGGCGCGACCGTGCTCGCGGTCCTGGTGGCGATCGTGTGGGAGGTGTTCTCCGACCTCACCTTCGTGATCCCGTCACCCGTGCAGACCATCGGTGTGCTGATCGACAACCTCTCGGACCCGGCATACCTGTTCGACCTGCGCGTCACCGCGCAATCGGTGTTCCTGGCCTTCGTCATCGGAACCGCGATCGGCGGGGGACTGGGGCTGCTGCTGGGGCTTTCGGAGCGACTGCGCGTGATCTTCGAGCCAATGCTGATCATGCTCAACGGCATTCCCAAGATCGTGCTGTACCCGGTGTTGCTGCCGATCTTCAGCCTGACGGGTTCCAAGGTCGTCATGGGTGTGTTGTTCGCGTTGTTCCCGGTGCTCATCAACGTGTCCACCGGTGTTCAGGAGATCCCGCGCGTCTACTGGAAACTCGCCCGCTCGGTGCGTGCCAGCGCGTGGCAGATGCTCGTGCACATCATCATTCCCGCGATCCGGCGCCCGCTGCTGACCGGTATCCGGCTGGCCGTGAGCCTGGCGGTGGTCGGCGTGGTGCTCTCCGAGTTCTTCGCGACCCGTCGCGGTCTGGGCCGGGTGGTGTTGCAGGCCTACAGCCACGGTGACTACCCGTCCATGGTCGCCACGATCATGCTGCTGATCACGATCTCGTTCGGCATCTCGATTGCGTTGTGGCAGTGGGAGAAACGACTCCATTGA
- a CDS encoding ABC transporter ATP-binding protein: MDHDGIRIEDVSVVFDAPAGKVTAVTDITQHVPHSSFVSIVGPSGCGKSTLLAVISGLQKASTGRVRVAGKPVTGPDPSIGVVFQEDSTLPWRTVEENVAFAMEMIGTDKAARRRRAKDAIELVGLGGFEKSYPSMLSGGMRQRVALARTFAVQPEVVLMDEPFAALDQQTRLFLGAEVRQIWARTHQTIVFVTHDISEAILLSQQVWVMSYRPGSIIDVVDIDLPDERDAGMVSTPEFNELQNRIWTSLQAESMRGFKQQEAATT, from the coding sequence ATGGATCATGACGGCATCCGGATCGAGGACGTATCCGTCGTCTTCGATGCCCCAGCAGGCAAGGTGACTGCGGTAACCGACATCACCCAGCATGTGCCGCACTCCAGCTTCGTGTCCATCGTCGGGCCGAGCGGATGCGGGAAATCCACTCTGCTGGCTGTGATCTCGGGTTTGCAGAAGGCCTCGACGGGCCGAGTGCGCGTGGCAGGCAAACCGGTGACAGGCCCTGATCCGTCGATCGGTGTGGTGTTCCAGGAGGATTCGACCCTGCCATGGCGCACGGTCGAGGAGAACGTGGCATTCGCGATGGAGATGATCGGCACCGACAAGGCCGCCCGTCGGCGACGCGCGAAGGATGCCATCGAACTCGTGGGCCTTGGCGGCTTCGAAAAGTCGTATCCCTCGATGCTTTCCGGCGGCATGCGGCAACGGGTCGCGCTGGCTCGCACGTTCGCCGTGCAGCCTGAGGTGGTGCTCATGGACGAGCCGTTCGCGGCGCTCGACCAGCAGACCCGGCTGTTCCTCGGCGCCGAGGTCCGGCAGATCTGGGCCCGCACGCATCAGACCATCGTGTTCGTCACCCACGACATCTCGGAGGCCATCCTGCTGTCCCAACAGGTGTGGGTGATGTCGTACCGGCCGGGGTCGATCATCGACGTCGTCGACATCGACCTGCCGGACGAACGCGACGCAGGCATGGTCTCCACGCCAGAATTCAACGAGCTGCAGAACCGCATCTGGACCTCGCTGCAGGCCGAATCGATGCGCGGGTTCAAGCAGCAGGAGGCTGCCACCACGTGA
- a CDS encoding xanthine dehydrogenase family protein molybdopterin-binding subunit → MGETTPLSRGYIGSSVRRREDERLLGGHGQFVADHAAGAHHVAFLRSSEPHAVITRIDTAVAARMPGVVGVFTAAGLGLCGVPIPSLTTPDPQFTAATSCVLAEQRLSILASDRVHYVGQPIAVVVAEDRYCAEDALEAIEIDYEALPAVTDPESALQPGSPVLFDHLDGNEAARLRYSFGDPERAFAAAAHVVAGTYRMNRHGAVPLECRGVLAHFDPRRQRVELTTSTQVPHMVRNAICAVTGWSRQDIKVSVPDVGGGFGTKANVYGEEILLAMLARRTGHRVIWVEDRQEHLVASAQGRDQIHRTRLALDAEGHIVAWADDFVVDIGAGSLWVAGIIANTAIHLLGPYRIPAADIAGRAALTNKTLVAQYRGAGRPEATFALERSLDAAAAALGLSSDEIRRRNLLTDADLPYARPIPYRDGVPISYDGRDYRACLESVLESLPRDEMTPCAATHPQYRIGYGLSCYLEATGRGPHETARIRLLPDGHFEVTAGAASAGQGHETVFAQVAAEALAVPMEQVCYVPGDTERLPDGVGTFASRSAILAGSAVHKAAHELVELATGRAARLAGADEADVQYTDGRFHVAAEHSVSWPELARAAALGGDQESGGALDVTAVYRVPTVTWTMGVHAVIVGVHRRTGIVKVLRYAVSHEGGREINPKIVEGQIIGGVAQGVGGALFEQWRYSASGQPQSTTFAAYHLPLSTDLPYVRVRHLHVDTPVNPIGVRGAGESGTIAVYSAVACAVDDAVGGGFHVDSTPISTGEVFRALEAS, encoded by the coding sequence GTGGGAGAAACGACTCCATTGAGCCGGGGCTACATCGGCAGCTCGGTGCGGCGCCGCGAGGACGAGCGGCTGCTCGGCGGACACGGGCAGTTCGTGGCCGATCACGCGGCGGGCGCACACCACGTGGCGTTCCTACGTTCCAGCGAGCCACACGCCGTCATCACGCGGATCGACACCGCGGTCGCGGCCCGGATGCCCGGCGTGGTGGGTGTTTTCACGGCAGCCGGCCTCGGGCTGTGCGGGGTGCCGATCCCGAGCTTGACCACACCGGATCCGCAGTTCACCGCGGCCACCTCGTGCGTGCTGGCCGAGCAGCGGCTGTCGATCCTCGCCTCCGATCGAGTGCACTACGTCGGCCAGCCGATCGCCGTGGTGGTCGCCGAGGACCGGTACTGCGCCGAAGATGCGTTGGAAGCCATCGAGATCGACTACGAGGCACTCCCGGCAGTCACCGATCCGGAGTCGGCGCTCCAACCGGGCAGTCCGGTGTTGTTCGACCATCTCGACGGCAACGAAGCAGCCCGGCTGCGCTATTCGTTCGGTGATCCCGAGCGCGCATTCGCCGCTGCCGCACACGTTGTCGCCGGAACCTACCGCATGAACCGGCACGGCGCGGTCCCGCTGGAATGCCGGGGCGTGCTCGCGCACTTCGACCCCCGTCGGCAACGCGTCGAGCTGACCACCTCGACCCAGGTTCCACACATGGTGCGCAACGCCATCTGCGCCGTGACCGGCTGGTCCCGTCAGGACATCAAGGTGTCGGTGCCCGATGTCGGTGGCGGTTTCGGCACCAAGGCCAACGTGTACGGCGAGGAGATTCTGCTCGCGATGCTGGCCCGGCGTACGGGCCACCGGGTGATCTGGGTCGAGGACCGTCAGGAACACCTGGTCGCCAGCGCGCAGGGACGTGATCAGATCCATCGCACCCGGCTCGCGCTCGACGCAGAAGGCCACATCGTGGCATGGGCCGACGACTTCGTCGTCGACATCGGCGCCGGAAGCCTCTGGGTCGCAGGCATCATCGCCAACACCGCGATCCACCTGCTCGGCCCCTACCGGATACCGGCGGCCGACATTGCCGGGCGGGCCGCGTTGACCAACAAGACCCTGGTCGCGCAATACCGCGGTGCCGGCCGGCCCGAAGCGACGTTCGCGCTGGAACGTAGCCTCGACGCCGCGGCCGCCGCCCTCGGGTTGTCGTCGGACGAGATAAGGCGGCGCAACCTGCTGACTGACGCCGACCTGCCCTACGCGCGGCCCATCCCATACCGGGACGGCGTGCCGATCAGCTATGACGGCCGCGACTACCGTGCGTGTCTGGAGTCGGTGCTCGAATCGCTGCCGCGGGACGAGATGACACCTTGCGCGGCAACACATCCGCAGTACCGCATCGGGTACGGGCTGTCCTGCTACCTGGAGGCGACGGGCCGCGGCCCGCACGAGACCGCGCGGATCCGGTTGCTGCCCGACGGGCACTTCGAGGTCACCGCCGGGGCGGCGTCCGCGGGCCAGGGCCACGAAACCGTGTTCGCACAGGTGGCCGCCGAAGCGTTGGCGGTGCCGATGGAGCAGGTCTGTTACGTCCCTGGCGACACCGAACGATTGCCCGATGGCGTCGGTACCTTCGCGAGTCGCTCGGCGATCCTCGCCGGTTCGGCCGTACACAAGGCCGCCCACGAACTCGTCGAACTGGCCACCGGGCGAGCCGCACGGCTGGCAGGCGCCGACGAAGCCGACGTGCAGTACACCGACGGCCGATTCCATGTGGCCGCAGAACATTCCGTGAGCTGGCCCGAACTCGCCCGTGCCGCTGCTCTCGGCGGCGATCAGGAGAGCGGTGGCGCACTCGATGTGACCGCCGTGTATCGGGTGCCGACCGTGACCTGGACGATGGGTGTGCACGCCGTGATCGTCGGGGTGCACCGGCGCACCGGCATCGTAAAAGTGTTGCGCTACGCGGTATCACACGAAGGCGGCCGCGAGATCAACCCGAAAATCGTCGAGGGCCAGATCATCGGCGGGGTCGCACAGGGCGTGGGTGGGGCGCTGTTCGAGCAATGGCGGTATTCGGCGTCCGGCCAGCCGCAGTCGACCACATTCGCCGCGTACCACCTGCCGCTCAGCACCGACCTGCCGTACGTGCGGGTGCGGCATCTGCACGTCGACACCCCGGTGAATCCGATCGGGGTGCGGGGTGCGGGGGAGAGCGGCACCATCGCCGTCTACTCGGCCGTGGCCTGCGCTGTCGACGATGCCGTCGGTGGCGGATTCCACGTCGACAGCACACCGATCTCCACAGGTGAGGTGTTCCGGGCCCTGGAGGCATCGTGA
- a CDS encoding ABC transporter substrate-binding protein produces MPWFPKVFAAACTAVAVVVGMTACADESAGPAGGGTDALSISATGVDSLPFMAILQVGIDKGWFKEQGLNVDLYSGGGGGNTLRVVTSGDADMAIAGNSSVILAAQQPNSKLKVVAPWFQINDFSWISPPGRKLENATLGFSSAGSSTELVVKGLERKLNVKSQAVGPMGDNWTAAKAGQITAGWAMQPFIADKQASDHAEVLVNSRDVVGDLPADLVAVNTDYAERNPENIRDFFTVVNRLNEWLVANPDEAAATIAPHVGVSPAVMKSAFAANPDLAKGYTLKVDTAGLTNLSELMVGAGQISEPIDWAATLDQQYLPDAARAKF; encoded by the coding sequence ATGCCCTGGTTTCCCAAAGTCTTTGCCGCTGCGTGTACTGCGGTCGCCGTCGTCGTCGGGATGACGGCGTGCGCCGATGAATCCGCCGGTCCGGCCGGTGGCGGCACGGACGCGTTGAGCATCTCGGCGACGGGCGTCGACAGCTTGCCGTTCATGGCGATCCTGCAGGTCGGCATCGACAAGGGTTGGTTCAAGGAGCAGGGCCTCAACGTCGATCTCTATTCCGGGGGCGGCGGCGGGAACACGCTGCGCGTCGTCACGAGCGGCGATGCGGACATGGCCATCGCGGGTAACAGTTCAGTGATTCTCGCTGCACAGCAACCGAATTCGAAGCTCAAGGTAGTTGCACCCTGGTTTCAGATCAACGACTTCTCGTGGATCTCCCCGCCCGGACGCAAACTCGAGAACGCCACTCTCGGTTTCAGCTCGGCGGGATCCTCGACCGAACTCGTCGTCAAGGGCCTGGAGCGCAAACTCAACGTCAAGTCGCAGGCGGTCGGCCCGATGGGCGACAACTGGACCGCGGCCAAGGCCGGTCAGATCACCGCGGGGTGGGCCATGCAGCCGTTCATCGCAGACAAGCAGGCCTCGGATCACGCTGAGGTACTGGTGAATTCGCGCGATGTGGTCGGCGACCTGCCCGCCGACCTGGTGGCGGTGAACACCGACTACGCCGAGCGGAACCCGGAGAACATCCGTGACTTCTTCACCGTCGTCAACCGACTCAACGAATGGCTGGTGGCCAACCCGGACGAGGCCGCTGCGACCATCGCACCGCACGTCGGCGTCAGCCCCGCGGTGATGAAGTCGGCGTTCGCCGCCAACCCCGATCTCGCCAAGGGATACACGCTGAAGGTCGACACCGCAGGGCTGACGAACCTGTCGGAGTTGATGGTGGGGGCCGGCCAGATCTCCGAGCCCATCGACTGGGCCGCGACGCTCGACCAGCAATACCTGCCCGACGCCGCGCGGGCGAAATTCTGA
- a CDS encoding FUSC family protein: MPAGRLRTPELLRPVGSSRWGMGVALAFALGAILIVPAMSGHAEAGSAVALGFVLTAVPELPTTRRAAMETMGARAATVVVCGVIVVLSTPYPAVLLAVTVGAAMFGALVARVGATAGLAVVLLATDLDGARGLGALWPYVLGAAVVGVAWAVWFGCARDRPDEPASPRAGGWAHALRVGAAVGVAASAVTLLPVDLVGGHWLVTSVLLTIQPSQSQTGMRLAQRLSGNTVGAVIAAVLLGVQPPAPVTIGVTVVLFLLAMALRPVNYTWWAITGPPVLLVISEYPELFPWYEGGVRLAMNLAGAVIVAVVVFAIPASIRAYRER, from the coding sequence ATGCCTGCCGGTCGACTCCGCACGCCGGAACTGCTGCGTCCGGTCGGCTCCAGCCGGTGGGGCATGGGCGTGGCCCTGGCGTTCGCGCTGGGCGCCATACTCATCGTCCCGGCCATGTCCGGCCACGCCGAAGCGGGCTCGGCCGTGGCCCTCGGGTTCGTCCTGACCGCGGTGCCCGAGCTGCCCACCACACGCCGTGCGGCAATGGAGACAATGGGTGCGCGAGCCGCGACCGTAGTGGTCTGTGGCGTGATCGTGGTGCTGAGCACGCCATACCCCGCCGTCCTGTTGGCCGTGACCGTCGGGGCGGCCATGTTCGGGGCACTGGTGGCCCGGGTGGGCGCCACCGCCGGGTTGGCTGTGGTGCTGCTCGCGACCGATCTGGACGGCGCGCGTGGCCTCGGCGCGCTGTGGCCGTATGTGCTGGGCGCTGCCGTCGTAGGCGTGGCTTGGGCGGTCTGGTTCGGCTGTGCGCGCGACCGGCCCGACGAACCCGCGTCGCCCCGTGCAGGCGGCTGGGCACACGCGCTGCGGGTCGGTGCCGCCGTCGGGGTCGCGGCGTCCGCCGTCACGCTTCTTCCCGTGGACCTGGTGGGTGGGCACTGGCTCGTCACCAGCGTGCTGCTGACCATTCAACCCAGTCAGTCACAGACCGGAATGCGGTTGGCGCAACGGCTTTCGGGTAACACGGTGGGAGCGGTGATCGCCGCGGTATTGCTCGGCGTTCAGCCGCCCGCGCCGGTGACCATCGGCGTGACCGTCGTGCTCTTCCTGCTCGCGATGGCCCTGCGTCCGGTCAATTACACGTGGTGGGCGATCACCGGGCCGCCGGTGTTGCTCGTCATCAGCGAGTATCCCGAACTGTTCCCGTGGTACGAGGGCGGCGTCCGGCTCGCGATGAATCTCGCCGGTGCCGTGATCGTCGCGGTGGTGGTCTTCGCGATCCCGGCGTCGATCCGGGCCTACCGGGAACGGTAG
- a CDS encoding ABC transporter permease, whose product MTTSYVAQDDLPTETMTPDSGRPHPAPRRRRLNNFAVSGISTVVLIVAFLVFAEIGAKAGWWSDRVLPAPSVILAELGRLLGQPQFWDDAARTGLEVAFSIVFGSLLGFAAGLVFWKVPAVGRIFEPYLVSFYAVPLVLFYPVMIVLVGINATSVIILATVMAAIPMALNTAVGLNSMPPVYLKLARSLKASPRQTLFAIAIPAAGPFIVAGLRLAVVYALIGTIAMEFTTAQAGLGYRIRYLYEIFNNNEMFAYIAVVLVLSCILTVLLALVERVLLRGRYR is encoded by the coding sequence GTGACGACTTCCTATGTGGCACAAGATGACCTGCCCACCGAGACGATGACACCGGATTCCGGCCGGCCGCACCCCGCGCCGCGCAGGCGCAGGCTGAACAACTTCGCAGTGAGCGGCATCTCGACCGTCGTGCTCATCGTCGCGTTCCTGGTGTTCGCCGAGATCGGTGCCAAGGCCGGGTGGTGGAGCGATCGCGTCCTGCCCGCGCCGTCGGTGATCCTGGCCGAGTTGGGCCGCCTGCTCGGACAACCGCAGTTCTGGGACGACGCCGCGCGCACCGGGCTCGAGGTGGCGTTCTCGATCGTGTTCGGCAGCCTGTTGGGATTCGCAGCGGGCCTGGTGTTCTGGAAAGTGCCCGCGGTCGGGCGGATCTTCGAGCCGTATCTGGTCTCGTTCTACGCCGTGCCGCTCGTGCTGTTCTATCCGGTGATGATCGTCCTGGTCGGGATCAACGCCACGTCGGTGATCATCCTCGCGACGGTCATGGCCGCGATTCCCATGGCGCTCAACACCGCGGTCGGGCTCAACTCGATGCCACCGGTGTACCTCAAGCTCGCCCGTTCCCTCAAGGCGTCCCCGCGTCAGACCCTGTTCGCGATCGCGATTCCCGCGGCCGGGCCGTTCATCGTCGCGGGACTGCGCCTGGCCGTGGTCTACGCGTTGATCGGCACCATTGCGATGGAGTTCACCACCGCGCAGGCCGGCCTGGGCTACCGCATCCGCTATCTCTACGAGATCTTCAACAACAACGAGATGTTCGCCTACATCGCCGTGGTGCTGGTGCTCTCATGCATCCTCACCGTGCTGCTGGCGCTGGTGGAACGCGTCCTGCTGCGGGGGAGGTACCGATGA
- a CDS encoding amidohydrolase family protein, protein MLRNICFLASVCGVDPVAAIAAATGQTAKAHGLDTGVLTEGAPADLLVLGPITGSTAHDALECFALGDLPGIATVLVDGVPLVETRSQQTPPPSRSVRWRGEVAPAAEPARVAGCC, encoded by the coding sequence ATGCTGCGCAACATCTGCTTCCTCGCGTCGGTCTGCGGTGTCGATCCGGTGGCGGCCATCGCAGCGGCCACCGGCCAGACCGCCAAGGCGCATGGTCTCGACACGGGTGTGCTGACCGAAGGGGCACCCGCCGACCTGCTGGTGCTCGGCCCGATCACGGGTTCCACGGCGCACGATGCGCTGGAGTGCTTCGCGCTCGGTGATCTGCCGGGAATCGCGACGGTGCTCGTCGACGGCGTACCGCTGGTGGAAACCCGCAGCCAACAGACCCCACCGCCGAGCCGCTCCGTGCGCTGGCGCGGCGAAGTGGCGCCTGCCGCCGAGCCGGCTCGCGTCGCCGGATGCTGCTGA
- a CDS encoding FAD binding domain-containing protein, translating into MKPAAFEYFRPDTVGEALELLATYPDAKLMAGGQSLIALMNLRLARPSAIIDIGRLEELTRIFDDTDDLILGALVTHRTVEVDPLIAARAPLLADAARYIGHVGIRNRGTIGGSVAHADPAAEMPLATLVLGATFHSDSASGGRRQIPAEDMFVSLYTNALEPDEIITWISVPATRAGQGWGFVEYAHQHGDYGLAGAGCVLAVGADGRIASLRCAVLSAADRPLLFMGDDVVGERPSARLWDTLATRWAQSTEPSAEDPDYGRRLCEAAVRQSLADAHRRLAILEGNPDGRR; encoded by the coding sequence GTGAAACCCGCTGCGTTCGAGTACTTTCGGCCCGACACCGTTGGTGAAGCGCTGGAACTGCTCGCCACGTACCCGGACGCCAAACTCATGGCGGGTGGACAGTCGCTCATCGCGTTGATGAATCTGCGGCTGGCCCGGCCGAGTGCGATCATCGACATCGGCAGGCTCGAGGAACTCACCCGGATCTTCGACGACACCGACGATCTGATCCTGGGTGCCCTCGTCACGCACCGCACCGTCGAGGTGGATCCGCTGATCGCCGCCCGGGCTCCGCTGCTCGCCGACGCCGCGCGCTACATCGGCCACGTCGGCATCCGTAACCGCGGCACCATCGGCGGATCGGTGGCCCACGCCGATCCCGCCGCCGAAATGCCGCTGGCGACCCTGGTTCTCGGGGCAACGTTTCACAGCGATTCCGCATCCGGTGGGCGCCGCCAGATCCCGGCCGAAGACATGTTCGTGTCGCTCTATACCAACGCACTGGAACCCGACGAGATCATCACCTGGATCTCGGTGCCCGCGACCCGCGCCGGTCAGGGCTGGGGCTTCGTCGAATATGCCCACCAGCACGGTGATTACGGGCTCGCGGGGGCCGGCTGCGTGCTCGCCGTCGGAGCAGACGGACGCATCGCGTCGCTGCGGTGTGCGGTGTTGAGCGCAGCCGACCGGCCGCTGCTGTTCATGGGTGACGACGTCGTCGGCGAACGACCGTCGGCTCGGCTGTGGGACACCCTCGCGACCCGCTGGGCACAGTCGACCGAGCCGTCCGCCGAGGATCCGGACTACGGGCGCCGGCTGTGTGAGGCTGCGGTGCGGCAATCGCTGGCCGACGCGCACCGGCGGCTCGCAATCCTGGAGGGGAATCCCGATGGACGGCGTTGA
- a CDS encoding (2Fe-2S)-binding protein, producing MDGVDTVKHTAGVAISVVVNGRLVQRTVPPRLTLADFLRDELGLTGTHLGCEHGVCGACSVFVDGRSARTCLMLAVQVDGLRVTTVEGLDEFEETRRLRQAFSERGGLQCGFCTPGFLVTAVELLRDPNTEKPLTEDSVREALSGNICRCTGYQGIVQAVLDAADRSG from the coding sequence ATGGACGGCGTTGATACCGTCAAACACACGGCGGGCGTGGCGATCTCGGTGGTGGTCAACGGTCGGCTCGTGCAGCGCACCGTGCCGCCGCGGTTGACTCTCGCGGATTTCCTGCGCGACGAGTTGGGCCTGACCGGCACGCATCTCGGCTGCGAACATGGCGTGTGCGGCGCCTGTTCGGTGTTCGTCGACGGCCGCAGCGCGCGCACCTGCCTCATGTTGGCCGTGCAGGTCGACGGGCTACGGGTGACCACCGTGGAGGGCCTCGACGAGTTCGAGGAGACCCGGCGGCTACGCCAGGCGTTCTCCGAACGCGGTGGTTTGCAATGCGGTTTCTGCACGCCCGGCTTTCTCGTCACCGCGGTGGAGTTGCTGCGTGACCCGAACACCGAGAAGCCGCTGACCGAGGATTCGGTGCGGGAGGCGTTGTCGGGCAACATCTGTCGCTGTACCGGATATCAGGGCATCGTGCAGGCGGTGCTGGATGCCGCAGATCGATCAGGATGA
- a CDS encoding LLM class flavin-dependent oxidoreductase codes for MLSKGVGLFPTEPVGAMCEYVKLSESLGYDNVWFGDSQNIWRESSTVMGAAAVGTERIVFGTGVTNAVTRHPSLLASTWATLAEFTGGRVALGIGTGDSSLRTMGLKPLKLTELEQSILDLRALFKGEKVVEPTSGAEYHLNYVTEPMNIPIYIAASAPKILRMSGRIADGVIVLVGTAPRFIEAALAAIEAGAAESGRTLDDIHIVLWTPTAIDEDRTKARDLVRAHVSRVAIRPLPAKVEPSLEQAIDRIRESYDYYQHMNTEASHADLVPDELVDLFALAGTPDECAQRLKEIEALGVDQVSIVPFVRPGESRAPTIRTFAEIVGGHV; via the coding sequence GTGCTGAGTAAAGGGGTCGGTTTGTTCCCGACCGAGCCGGTGGGCGCCATGTGCGAGTACGTCAAGCTGAGCGAATCGCTCGGCTACGACAACGTGTGGTTCGGTGACTCGCAGAACATCTGGCGTGAATCGTCGACCGTCATGGGGGCCGCGGCCGTCGGCACGGAACGCATCGTGTTCGGCACCGGCGTGACGAACGCGGTAACCCGCCATCCGTCCCTGCTCGCATCCACCTGGGCGACGCTCGCCGAGTTCACCGGTGGCCGCGTGGCGCTGGGGATCGGGACCGGCGATTCCTCATTGCGGACCATGGGCCTCAAGCCGCTCAAGCTCACCGAGCTGGAGCAGTCGATCCTCGACCTCCGTGCGCTCTTCAAAGGTGAGAAGGTGGTGGAGCCGACCAGCGGCGCCGAATACCACCTGAACTACGTGACCGAGCCGATGAACATACCGATCTATATCGCCGCATCCGCACCGAAGATCCTGCGGATGTCCGGGCGCATCGCCGACGGCGTGATCGTCCTTGTCGGTACCGCCCCGCGCTTCATCGAGGCGGCCCTCGCGGCCATCGAGGCGGGTGCTGCCGAGAGCGGTCGCACGCTCGACGACATTCACATCGTGCTGTGGACCCCCACAGCGATCGACGAAGATCGCACGAAGGCTCGGGATCTGGTGCGCGCGCACGTATCTCGGGTCGCGATCCGACCGTTGCCCGCAAAGGTCGAGCCGTCGCTGGAGCAGGCGATCGACCGGATCCGGGAGTCCTACGATTACTACCAGCACATGAACACCGAAGCGTCGCACGCAGATCTGGTACCCGACGAGTTGGTGGATCTGTTCGCACTGGCCGGAACGCCGGACGAATGCGCCCAGCGGCTCAAGGAGATCGAGGCGCTCGGTGTCGACCAGGTGTCGATCGTGCCGTTCGTGCGGCCGGGCGAGAGCCGGGCTCCCACGATCCGCACATTTGCCGAGATCGTGGGCGGCCATGTCTGA
- a CDS encoding acyl-CoA dehydrogenase family protein — protein sequence MTQAAVSQGVSAGMSADALIGIDALLNAEEREIRDTVRSVVQRKINPHIASWYENGDLPVRELAVELGELGLLGMHLKGYGCAGTSAVAYGLACLELEAGDSGIRSLVSVQGSLAMFAIYAFGSDEQKEQWLPDMATGHRIGCFGLTEPDHGSNPSGMRTRATRSGGDWILTGTKMWITNGSVADVAVVWARTDDGIRGFVVPTDTPGFTANTIKSKLSLRASVTSELVLDGVRLPEGALLPGATSLGAPLRCLGEARFGIVFGALGAARDCLETALEYARSREQFGRPIGGFQLTQQKLADMTLEYGKGVLLAMHLGRRKDAGDLVPEQVSVGKLNNVREAIQIARTARTILGASGITGEYPVMRHANNLESVLTYEGTSEMHSLIVGQALTGVGAFR from the coding sequence ATGACCCAAGCCGCTGTCTCCCAGGGTGTTTCGGCCGGTATGAGCGCCGATGCGCTGATCGGAATCGACGCATTGCTCAACGCCGAGGAGCGCGAGATCCGCGATACCGTCCGTTCGGTCGTGCAGCGCAAGATCAATCCGCACATTGCGAGCTGGTACGAGAACGGTGACCTGCCTGTGCGCGAACTGGCCGTCGAACTCGGCGAACTCGGCTTGCTCGGCATGCATCTCAAGGGCTACGGCTGCGCGGGCACCTCGGCCGTGGCCTACGGCCTGGCATGCCTCGAACTCGAAGCAGGCGATTCGGGCATCCGTTCCCTCGTCAGCGTGCAGGGGTCGCTGGCGATGTTCGCGATCTACGCGTTCGGCAGTGACGAACAGAAAGAGCAGTGGCTGCCGGACATGGCGACCGGGCACCGCATCGGTTGCTTCGGCTTGACCGAACCCGATCACGGCTCGAACCCGTCGGGCATGCGGACGCGGGCGACGCGTTCGGGCGGCGACTGGATCCTCACCGGCACAAAGATGTGGATCACCAACGGCTCGGTCGCCGATGTCGCGGTGGTGTGGGCGCGGACCGACGACGGCATCCGCGGATTCGTCGTCCCCACCGACACACCGGGCTTCACTGCGAACACCATCAAATCCAAGCTGTCCCTGCGTGCGTCGGTCACCAGTGAACTGGTTCTCGACGGCGTCCGCCTCCCTGAGGGCGCGTTGCTGCCAGGGGCGACGAGCCTCGGCGCACCGCTGCGGTGCCTGGGCGAAGCCCGGTTCGGGATCGTGTTCGGCGCGCTCGGTGCCGCGCGGGACTGCCTGGAGACCGCCCTCGAGTACGCGCGCTCACGAGAACAGTTCGGCCGACCGATCGGTGGCTTCCAGCTCACGCAGCAGAAGCTTGCCGATATGACGCTCGAGTACGGCAAGGGCGTTCTGCTGGCGATGCACCTGGGCCGCCGCAAGGACGCCGGCGACCTGGTGCCCGAGCAGGTCAGCGTCGGAAAGCTCAACAACGTGCGGGAGGCCATCCAGATCGCTCGCACCGCCCGCACCATCCTCGGGGCCAGCGGCATCACCGGCGAGTACCCGGTCATGCGGCACGCCAACAACCTCGAATCGGTATTGACCTACGAGGGCACGAGCGAGATGCATAGTCTGATCGTCGGGCAGGCACTTACCGGAGTCGGCGCGTTCCGCTGA